The Cohnella abietis genome has a segment encoding these proteins:
- a CDS encoding YqeG family HAD IIIA-type phosphatase, protein MFKRLIPDQIVNTVFDIDLDELKARGVRGIITDLDNTLVSAKTPLATPELVGWLDLVKDQGFKVVILSNNNSTRVSKFAEPLGIPFIPSARKPAGASFHKAAKLMELSNEQAVVVGDQMLTDVLGGRRAGLHTILVTPIAPREEGWATQINRRIEKIALARLRKKGLWPEKGGH, encoded by the coding sequence ATGTTCAAGCGTTTAATTCCTGATCAAATCGTTAATACCGTATTTGATATTGATTTGGATGAATTAAAGGCCCGTGGAGTTCGGGGCATTATTACGGATCTCGATAATACCTTGGTAAGTGCCAAAACCCCGCTTGCCACCCCTGAATTGGTTGGATGGCTGGATTTAGTTAAAGACCAAGGCTTCAAAGTTGTCATTCTTTCGAATAACAATAGTACCCGTGTGTCTAAATTCGCGGAGCCATTAGGTATTCCATTTATTCCATCGGCCCGTAAGCCAGCAGGTGCTTCGTTTCACAAAGCTGCAAAGCTAATGGAGCTGTCTAATGAGCAAGCTGTCGTCGTGGGCGATCAGATGCTAACGGACGTTCTTGGTGGACGACGCGCGGGTCTGCATACCATTTTAGTTACGCCAATTGCACCTCGTGAGGAAGGCTGGGCAACACAGATCAATCGCAGAATTGAGAAGATTGCACTAGCCCGGTTGCGCAAAAAAGGACTTTGGCCAGAAAAGGGAGGACACTAA
- a CDS encoding DUF4129 domain-containing transglutaminase family protein, translating into MKIRIPRDFWRRLVLERLHRVLAIIIVLQLIQCFSDYWWDENYTIIYGVFTVTAIVELLMTRKLWLRLSIQFLSVIGMILWQIPMEWNGWPESWRNWSYVSEFVSVHAVQFHPFIEIIGGVLLSVHAIAWLGSRRAGAIFVIVSSIGVMAAIDSFYPLELWHNIAWIVATGLVWLVVLHLRQLQVRHPDSWEALAERPLDIAFPAIIIITIVILTGIIMPRAPVLFEDPYTIWTEAQGREVPAFSGEGGAQKSSSSGVTKGSSLSGYSRDDRKIGGGFEFDYSPIMTITTTQRSYWRGETKAVYTGKGWTDLKNPTLISSVFGNKDALPLDPPRAKGVKTLEVVQNVTVLRKDKIPVLFAAGPVSSVSTLKSDNNAGLQWDPEEWELRWSKPSRVQSYSVVSEVTVLDEDAIRKSAPSSESSIDLTPYLQLPDSLPKRVSDLAKEQTASETNDYDRARKLEKYLKGTFTYTNTPDLTKLTNRTNGDFVDGFLFEVQEGYCDYFSTSFVVMARSIGLPTRWVKGYATGYDPAAMERERSGRPYNIPDVAGAGTYTVRNADAHSWAEVYFEGYGWIPFEPTSGFAVPQLLSEGETVQPDTDVAESTAPAEVGVAERNKDWLVPVGAICVVLIIVGFVFIGYRSRRAQQLWSRIRNRGNTPNQRVVREMERLLSYLHRQGFRREEHETIRETFTSWGDKFSSLRSEFDRALSTFEKARYGSDSGNPQLLQEFNETVAQIRKTL; encoded by the coding sequence ATGAAGATAAGGATTCCTAGAGATTTCTGGAGGCGACTTGTACTTGAGCGTCTTCACAGGGTTCTTGCTATTATTATCGTATTGCAGCTCATTCAATGCTTTAGTGATTACTGGTGGGATGAAAACTACACCATTATTTATGGAGTCTTTACGGTTACAGCGATAGTTGAATTGTTAATGACACGTAAGCTCTGGCTAAGGCTAAGTATTCAATTTCTTTCTGTAATTGGAATGATATTATGGCAGATTCCAATGGAGTGGAATGGATGGCCGGAAAGCTGGCGTAATTGGAGCTATGTAAGTGAGTTTGTTTCGGTTCATGCTGTACAGTTTCATCCGTTTATTGAAATCATTGGTGGTGTCTTGCTATCCGTTCATGCTATTGCGTGGTTAGGGTCAAGGCGCGCGGGCGCAATATTTGTTATCGTGTCATCCATTGGCGTAATGGCTGCTATCGATTCCTTTTACCCTCTGGAGCTGTGGCATAATATCGCATGGATTGTAGCTACAGGACTAGTGTGGCTAGTTGTGCTTCATTTACGTCAGCTTCAGGTTAGGCATCCAGATAGCTGGGAAGCTTTGGCGGAAAGACCATTGGATATCGCTTTCCCAGCTATAATAATAATTACTATTGTGATTTTGACGGGTATTATTATGCCTCGGGCTCCTGTGCTTTTTGAAGACCCTTATACGATATGGACAGAAGCACAAGGTCGAGAGGTTCCTGCCTTCTCTGGTGAAGGTGGGGCACAGAAATCAAGTAGCTCTGGAGTGACTAAGGGCTCGTCTCTTTCTGGCTACAGCAGGGATGATCGGAAAATCGGCGGGGGCTTTGAATTTGATTACTCTCCCATTATGACGATTACGACAACACAGCGTAGCTACTGGCGTGGCGAAACGAAAGCAGTCTACACGGGCAAGGGATGGACTGATCTCAAAAATCCAACATTGATTTCTTCGGTATTCGGCAATAAAGATGCTCTACCGTTAGATCCTCCGCGTGCTAAAGGGGTAAAGACGTTAGAGGTCGTTCAGAACGTTACTGTGCTTCGTAAGGATAAAATTCCAGTACTGTTCGCAGCGGGACCTGTCTCTTCCGTATCCACACTCAAAAGCGACAACAATGCCGGTTTGCAGTGGGACCCAGAAGAATGGGAGCTGCGATGGAGCAAGCCTTCACGTGTACAGTCCTATTCTGTCGTATCTGAGGTTACTGTTCTGGATGAGGATGCTATTCGTAAGTCTGCTCCTTCGTCAGAGAGCAGTATAGATCTGACTCCATATCTACAGCTACCGGATTCCTTGCCTAAGCGCGTAAGCGATTTAGCTAAGGAACAAACTGCTAGTGAGACAAACGATTACGATCGTGCTAGGAAGCTAGAGAAATATCTTAAAGGAACTTTTACGTATACGAATACTCCAGACCTTACGAAGCTAACAAATCGCACAAATGGCGATTTTGTAGATGGATTTTTATTTGAAGTACAAGAAGGCTATTGCGATTATTTCTCCACATCATTCGTAGTAATGGCACGTTCGATTGGATTGCCAACACGATGGGTCAAAGGTTATGCGACAGGTTATGATCCCGCCGCAATGGAGCGTGAACGCTCCGGTAGACCTTATAACATTCCTGATGTTGCTGGCGCAGGCACGTACACGGTTCGGAATGCAGATGCGCATTCATGGGCAGAGGTGTATTTTGAAGGCTATGGGTGGATTCCATTCGAGCCTACATCTGGCTTTGCAGTTCCTCAGCTTTTGTCTGAAGGTGAAACAGTGCAGCCAGATACTGATGTTGCGGAATCGACTGCTCCTGCTGAAGTTGGGGTAGCGGAACGCAACAAAGATTGGTTGGTCCCTGTTGGTGCGATCTGTGTTGTACTTATTATTGTTGGCTTCGTATTTATTGGATATCGGAGCAGACGCGCACAGCAGCTATGGAGCCGCATTCGAAACCGAGGCAATACGCCTAATCAGAGGGTCGTGCGTGAAATGGAGAGACTGCTATCGTATCTTCATCGTCAAGGCTTTAGAAGAGAAGAGCATGAGACTATCCGCGAAACCTTTACTAGTTGGGGAGATAAGTTTTCTTCATTGCGAAGCGAATTTGATAGAGCTTTATCTACCTTCGAGAAAGCTAGATATGGTTCTGACTCGGGGAATCCTCAGCTGCTGCAAGAATTTAACGAAACTGTAGCTCAAATACGTAAAACTTTATGA
- a CDS encoding DUF58 domain-containing protein gives MLFVILNALGLYLLLGRWSGIGGIRGIRLTDAGQGSHAFLTAGMRLQVKLRMQIPGFWPLPYIIVREKLVRLSGGESQLYEMSFVPDYRRRGEVQFETAPLRRGKYEFQKTDCSTRDIFGLFEHRGSYSQPLHIQVLPRTITLKDWRLFRRSQRGVFQHTLTSLWARETTQIDGVREYIHGDRLSRIHWNATAKTGQWKSKEFEREALPRVVFVLDRNEISYPGAEQFELAVSVAASLIELTIAKGMPVGFVSSGQSSSYWFGQGRTPVSRDEVFQHLVEVEADSRETLGELLGQVAERFETGIHIVIIGSSTDNQTVVAMNALESKRMIPSIIHIADKHHHADEAARLRQWQLLCQSKQWEFCSVSQLDHLPQVLGVVPA, from the coding sequence ATGCTATTTGTAATCCTCAATGCGCTAGGCTTATATTTACTGCTTGGGCGTTGGAGTGGAATAGGTGGCATTAGGGGAATACGTTTAACGGATGCAGGGCAAGGAAGTCATGCTTTCCTGACAGCAGGAATGAGACTACAGGTAAAGCTTCGTATGCAGATTCCTGGGTTCTGGCCGCTTCCATACATTATTGTAAGGGAAAAGCTTGTTCGTTTATCAGGTGGAGAATCACAATTATACGAAATGTCCTTCGTGCCAGATTATCGTCGAAGAGGCGAGGTTCAATTCGAGACGGCTCCTCTGCGTAGAGGAAAATATGAATTTCAAAAGACAGACTGCTCTACGAGAGATATTTTCGGCTTGTTCGAGCACCGCGGCTCCTATTCTCAACCGCTTCACATTCAAGTTCTGCCTCGGACCATCACTTTGAAGGACTGGAGATTGTTCCGAAGGTCTCAGAGAGGGGTGTTTCAACATACGCTTACTTCTCTGTGGGCAAGAGAAACTACCCAAATTGATGGCGTTAGGGAATACATTCATGGGGATCGGCTTTCTCGTATTCATTGGAACGCCACGGCCAAGACTGGGCAATGGAAATCGAAGGAGTTCGAGAGGGAAGCCCTTCCACGTGTAGTATTTGTTTTGGATCGTAATGAGATTTCCTACCCTGGAGCGGAGCAGTTTGAGCTAGCGGTATCTGTTGCGGCCTCCTTGATTGAATTAACGATAGCTAAGGGAATGCCGGTAGGATTTGTTTCTTCAGGTCAATCTTCTTCTTATTGGTTTGGTCAAGGTAGAACACCGGTCTCACGGGACGAAGTTTTTCAGCATCTGGTAGAGGTCGAGGCCGATAGCCGTGAAACGTTAGGAGAGCTGCTTGGTCAAGTAGCAGAGCGATTTGAAACGGGCATTCATATCGTTATAATAGGGTCCTCAACTGACAATCAAACCGTCGTGGCGATGAATGCCCTTGAAAGCAAAAGGATGATTCCTAGTATCATTCATATTGCAGACAAGCATCATCACGCTGACGAAGCAGCTAGACTACGGCAATGGCAATTGCTATGCCAGTCCAAGCAGTGGGAATTTTGCTCAGTATCCCAATTGGATCATTTGCCGCAGGTTCTGGGGGTGGTACCTGCATGA
- a CDS encoding AAA family ATPase gives MDHHAAMQLLDKIRHNMESCIYGKKEEISWMLTAMLAGGHVLIEDVPGTGKTQMVKALALSIGGVFHRIQCNPDLLPTDITGVSIYHPKLEEFVFRPGPIMANLLLADEINRATTKTQSALLEAMEERRVSVDGETHILPHPFMLFATQNPIEFEGTYSLPEAQLDRFLMKIKLGYPDEASEKRLILEPGASRAAESLKAVATVDDVAQMQRLAQSIHLETTVADYLIALIRGTRKHGGILLGASPRAAVALSSAAKAYAFFNHRSFVLPDDVKAMAPLVLSHRLHLRSEARMQGITTLHVLQDVLRQLPVPVGMER, from the coding sequence ATGGATCACCATGCCGCGATGCAGCTACTAGATAAAATTAGACATAATATGGAATCGTGTATTTATGGAAAAAAAGAAGAAATATCCTGGATGTTAACCGCAATGCTTGCAGGAGGGCACGTACTGATTGAGGATGTTCCTGGTACCGGAAAAACTCAAATGGTCAAGGCACTCGCTCTTTCTATAGGGGGAGTATTTCACCGAATACAATGCAATCCAGACCTATTGCCAACAGACATTACAGGAGTTTCCATCTATCATCCTAAATTAGAGGAATTCGTGTTCAGACCAGGTCCGATAATGGCCAATTTATTACTCGCAGATGAGATCAATCGTGCCACTACAAAAACACAATCTGCCCTGCTTGAAGCGATGGAGGAAAGAAGAGTTTCCGTAGACGGAGAGACCCATATTCTGCCCCATCCGTTCATGCTATTTGCCACCCAAAATCCGATAGAATTCGAAGGAACATACAGCTTGCCTGAAGCACAATTGGATCGTTTTTTGATGAAAATAAAGCTTGGGTACCCTGATGAAGCATCGGAAAAAAGGCTCATTCTAGAGCCAGGTGCAAGCCGTGCTGCTGAATCCTTGAAGGCGGTTGCAACCGTTGATGATGTTGCTCAAATGCAGAGATTAGCACAGAGCATTCATTTAGAAACGACCGTGGCGGATTATCTTATCGCTTTAATTCGAGGTACACGCAAGCATGGGGGAATACTGCTCGGCGCAAGTCCACGTGCCGCTGTTGCACTTTCTTCTGCAGCTAAAGCTTATGCATTCTTCAATCATCGCTCCTTCGTATTGCCCGATGATGTCAAAGCGATGGCTCCGTTAGTTCTTAGTCATAGACTGCACCTGCGTTCGGAGGCACGGATGCAAGGAATAACAACCTTACATGTTCTTCAAGATGTTCTTCGTCAGTTGCCGGTGCCTGTCGGAATGGAGCGTTAA
- the spoVAE gene encoding stage V sporulation protein AE, with translation MPYVWAFIVGGGICVVGQLLFDVAKLTPAHTMSLLVVIGALLDAVGWYDPLIDFAGAGATVPITSFGNALVHGALTELHEVGWIGVITGIFSVTSAGISAAIVFSFLAALVARPKG, from the coding sequence ATGCCTTATGTATGGGCGTTCATTGTCGGCGGAGGGATTTGTGTTGTTGGTCAGCTGCTATTTGATGTTGCTAAGCTTACTCCGGCGCATACGATGTCATTGTTAGTTGTAATCGGTGCTCTATTGGATGCAGTAGGCTGGTATGATCCGCTTATTGATTTTGCCGGAGCTGGGGCAACTGTTCCGATCACGAGCTTTGGAAATGCGCTTGTGCACGGAGCGTTAACTGAGCTTCATGAAGTCGGTTGGATTGGTGTCATTACGGGTATATTCAGTGTGACAAGTGCAGGTATTTCCGCAGCGATTGTGTTTTCTTTCCTGGCAGCACTAGTCGCTCGACCTAAAGGTTGA
- the spoVAD gene encoding stage V sporulation protein AD encodes MLQGKRTWVYSKPPVIIATGTVVGPDEGQGPLASDFDLVHPDLEMGQPTWEKSERLLMEQATDIALQHAKLSKDELNFYIGGDLLNQIISNTFAARTLGAPYLGVFGACSTSMESLAIASLIVASGAGNYAMAGTCSHNCTVEKQFRYPTEYGSQKPPTAQYTVTGAGASIVSREGNGPIVTAATIGKIMDLGIKDPFNMGAAMAPAAVDTIQGHLQDTGRDPGYYDMIVTGDLAGVGHPIANEMLRRNGVPMDQTQFLDCGLMIYDVEKQKVQAGGSGCACSAVVTYGHLLKRIHKGELRRVLVVATGALLSPLTFQQGESIPCVAHAVAIEAQNFEQQGGTAL; translated from the coding sequence ATACTACAGGGTAAACGAACATGGGTATACTCCAAGCCTCCTGTCATCATAGCGACTGGGACTGTTGTTGGGCCGGATGAAGGTCAGGGCCCATTAGCTTCAGACTTCGATCTGGTACACCCCGATTTAGAGATGGGTCAGCCCACATGGGAAAAGTCTGAGAGATTGCTCATGGAGCAGGCCACAGATATCGCACTACAGCATGCTAAGCTATCGAAGGATGAGCTTAACTTTTATATTGGTGGAGATTTATTGAATCAGATTATTAGTAACACTTTCGCTGCCCGTACGCTTGGAGCTCCCTACCTCGGTGTGTTCGGAGCGTGCTCCACTTCAATGGAATCGCTAGCGATTGCCTCTCTTATTGTGGCTTCGGGTGCAGGTAACTACGCGATGGCGGGAACTTGTAGTCATAACTGCACTGTGGAAAAGCAATTCCGCTACCCAACGGAGTATGGCTCTCAGAAGCCACCAACAGCTCAATATACGGTAACGGGAGCAGGAGCCTCTATCGTAAGCCGTGAAGGGAATGGCCCCATTGTTACTGCGGCTACGATTGGCAAAATAATGGACCTCGGAATTAAGGACCCATTCAATATGGGAGCTGCGATGGCTCCTGCTGCAGTTGACACTATTCAAGGTCATCTTCAGGATACTGGCAGGGATCCAGGGTACTACGACATGATTGTGACAGGTGATTTGGCGGGCGTCGGTCATCCTATTGCAAATGAAATGCTACGAAGAAACGGAGTACCTATGGATCAAACACAATTTCTGGATTGTGGTCTGATGATCTATGACGTGGAAAAGCAAAAGGTGCAAGCCGGTGGTAGTGGATGCGCGTGCTCGGCAGTGGTCACTTATGGACATCTCTTAAAGCGAATCCATAAGGGAGAGCTTCGTAGAGTACTTGTCGTTGCTACGGGGGCGCTCCTTAGCCCGCTTACTTTTCAGCAGGGGGAAAGCATCCCGTGTGTGGCACACGCTGTAGCCATAGAAGCGCAAAACTTTGAACAGCAAGGAGGCACTGCTCTATGA
- the spoVAC gene encoding stage V sporulation protein AC yields the protein MTVKSSGSGEKSYKPVSMSSKEYQAFAKTREPSRSILTNCLKAFLVGGIICTIGEGVQKFFMAVFHMTAREAGNPTVAIMILLAVILTSLGVYDKIAQWAGAGSAVPVTGFANSMSSAAIEHRSEGLVLGVGANMFKLAGSVIVFGVVAAFVVGIIYWIFGIGAWHDTTG from the coding sequence ATGACCGTAAAAAGTTCCGGCAGTGGGGAGAAGAGCTATAAGCCTGTTTCCATGTCATCTAAAGAGTATCAAGCGTTCGCTAAAACGCGTGAGCCTTCTCGCTCCATTTTGACCAATTGTCTCAAGGCTTTCTTGGTAGGGGGAATCATCTGTACCATCGGTGAGGGGGTGCAGAAGTTTTTCATGGCTGTGTTTCATATGACAGCTAGAGAAGCGGGAAATCCGACAGTTGCCATTATGATTCTGCTCGCAGTTATTCTGACAAGCCTAGGTGTCTATGACAAAATCGCACAGTGGGCAGGGGCAGGGAGTGCCGTTCCGGTAACAGGCTTTGCCAACTCTATGAGCTCTGCAGCAATCGAGCATCGGAGCGAAGGACTGGTGCTTGGAGTAGGCGCTAATATGTTCAAGCTTGCAGGCTCTGTCATCGTATTTGGTGTTGTGGCGGCGTTCGTGGTTGGTATCATATACTGGATTTTCGGAATCGGGGCTTGGCATGATACTACAGGGTAA
- the sigK gene encoding RNA polymerase sporulation sigma factor SigK produces MPGFITSIALFLKQLSLLVSYVKNNAFPQPLTDDEESLHLQRLAEGNPVSRNMLIEHNLRLVAHIVKKFDNTGEDLEDLISIGTIGLIKAIESFQTGKGTKLATFAARCIENEILMHLRSLKKTRKDVSLHDPIGTDKEGNEITLQDILGTEADDVVEQVQLKIEKSKIYRNLDILDEREQEVIRGRFGLDGGGDERTQREIARELGISRSYVSRIEKRALMKLYHEFYKAKR; encoded by the coding sequence GTGCCTGGTTTTATCACATCAATTGCCTTGTTCCTCAAACAATTATCGTTACTTGTCTCTTACGTTAAAAACAATGCTTTTCCACAGCCGCTAACGGATGATGAAGAGTCGCTGCATTTGCAACGGCTTGCGGAGGGTAACCCCGTTTCTCGCAATATGCTTATCGAGCACAATTTACGTTTGGTTGCCCATATCGTCAAAAAATTCGACAACACCGGTGAAGACCTAGAGGATCTCATCTCCATCGGAACAATCGGACTGATTAAAGCGATTGAAAGCTTTCAAACAGGCAAAGGTACAAAGCTAGCAACATTCGCAGCTCGATGTATTGAGAATGAAATCCTTATGCATTTGCGCTCGCTGAAAAAAACAAGAAAAGATGTGTCGTTGCATGACCCGATCGGAACCGACAAGGAAGGGAATGAAATCACTTTACAAGATATACTGGGGACTGAGGCCGATGATGTTGTTGAACAAGTTCAACTGAAAATTGAGAAAAGTAAAATATACCGCAATCTCGACATTCTTGATGAACGTGAGCAAGAGGTCATTCGTGGAAGGTTTGGACTCGATGGCGGTGGAGATGAGCGAACACAACGTGAAATAGCTAGGGAGCTGGGAATCTCGCGGTCGTATGTATCTCGCATTGAGAAGAGGGCTTTGATGAAGCTTTATCATGAGTTTTACAAGGCTAAGCGGTGA
- a CDS encoding glycoside hydrolase family 3 C-terminal domain-containing protein, with protein MNQTQAQQWLSSMTLEEKAAMCSGRDYWRTNELERLGIPSIVMMNGPHGLRKLDEYEVNFDVSECAPATCFPSASALASSWNMELLEEIGIALGKECHAANVDILLGPGVNLKRSPLCGRNFEYFSEDPYLSGQLAKAYIIGVQSQGVGTSLKHYACNNREARRMTTDAIVEDRALREMYLASFEEAVKGGKPWTVMSAYNRVNGSYCSEHPQLLNGILKEEWGFQGAVVSDWGAVNILSEGIRTGLDLEMPSSDGLGADNIVQAVRAGKLSEEALDKAVERLLNLVIRSMARKGLPVDCDYDRHHQLARTAAAESIVLLKNKQSLLPLSKGQQRIALIGAMIQAPKIQGGGSSHMKPTQVDDVTEAIASKLGEGAELVYAPGYDLESEESNLLWVEEAQAAAASSDTAIVLVGLPEKYESEAYDRDNLRIPSNQEEIIRAMAQVQKNVVVVLCNGSPVEMPWADDINGILEAYLGGQAFGGALADVLFGDVNPSGKLAETFPVDLRHTPAYLSFPGEEDRIEYREGLFIGYRYFDAKNIEPLYPFGFGLSYTSFEYSGLQVDKRELSDVETLTVRLKVRNSGDRVGKETVQLYVRDNESRLIRPEKELKAFAKVELKPDEEKEVVFTLDKRAFAYYDPEQADWIVETGDFDILVGQSSRHILLVETVHVRSTSRIVRKYNRQSSLGDLIADPLLTPIVSQLINGMADSKEKHNSEMMAIFIREMPLRSLVAFSKGTFTDEMLDGLLQQVNAVGAMSQEV; from the coding sequence ATGAATCAAACGCAGGCACAGCAATGGCTTTCGAGCATGACGCTAGAGGAGAAGGCGGCGATGTGCTCGGGAAGAGACTACTGGAGAACGAATGAACTGGAGAGGCTTGGCATTCCGTCTATCGTAATGATGAACGGTCCTCATGGCTTACGAAAGCTGGACGAGTATGAGGTCAACTTCGATGTAAGCGAATGTGCACCGGCGACTTGTTTTCCATCTGCTTCAGCGCTGGCAAGCTCATGGAATATGGAATTGCTAGAGGAGATAGGCATAGCCTTGGGCAAGGAGTGCCATGCGGCTAACGTGGATATACTGCTCGGACCGGGCGTAAACCTTAAGAGATCCCCGTTGTGTGGGAGAAATTTTGAATATTTTTCAGAGGATCCTTATCTGTCCGGCCAGCTCGCCAAAGCTTATATTATTGGTGTTCAAAGCCAAGGGGTAGGCACATCGTTGAAGCATTACGCCTGCAACAATCGAGAAGCACGGCGGATGACAACGGATGCGATCGTGGAGGATAGAGCTTTACGGGAAATGTATTTAGCGTCCTTCGAAGAAGCAGTTAAGGGGGGCAAGCCGTGGACAGTGATGAGTGCGTATAACCGGGTTAACGGCTCTTATTGCTCTGAGCATCCGCAGCTGCTTAACGGGATTCTGAAGGAGGAATGGGGCTTCCAAGGCGCGGTTGTTTCAGACTGGGGAGCGGTTAATATCCTTTCAGAAGGTATCCGTACAGGGCTTGATTTGGAGATGCCTTCAAGTGATGGTCTAGGCGCTGATAATATCGTGCAAGCGGTTCGCGCTGGGAAATTGAGCGAAGAGGCACTTGATAAAGCTGTAGAAAGATTGCTGAATTTGGTTATTCGCTCGATGGCACGTAAGGGGCTTCCCGTAGATTGTGATTACGATAGACATCATCAGTTGGCGAGGACGGCAGCCGCGGAAAGTATCGTTTTGCTGAAAAATAAGCAAAGCTTGCTTCCATTGTCCAAGGGGCAGCAACGGATTGCGCTTATTGGAGCGATGATCCAGGCACCGAAGATTCAGGGTGGAGGCTCTTCACATATGAAGCCGACGCAGGTGGATGATGTGACAGAAGCGATCGCATCTAAATTGGGCGAAGGTGCAGAGCTTGTCTATGCACCCGGATACGATCTGGAAAGTGAAGAGAGTAACCTGCTTTGGGTGGAGGAAGCGCAGGCAGCTGCAGCTAGCTCTGATACAGCAATCGTTCTTGTGGGTCTTCCGGAAAAATATGAGTCGGAAGCCTACGATAGAGACAATTTGCGTATTCCCTCAAATCAAGAGGAAATTATCCGTGCCATGGCTCAGGTGCAAAAAAACGTTGTCGTCGTATTGTGCAACGGCTCCCCGGTGGAAATGCCATGGGCTGATGATATTAATGGAATCTTGGAAGCTTATTTAGGTGGGCAGGCGTTCGGAGGGGCACTAGCAGATGTTCTATTTGGAGATGTAAATCCAAGCGGTAAGCTAGCGGAGACATTCCCAGTGGATCTTCGGCATACCCCAGCTTACTTGAGCTTTCCTGGGGAAGAAGATCGCATCGAGTATCGGGAAGGACTGTTTATCGGCTACCGTTATTTTGACGCCAAAAATATTGAGCCACTGTACCCGTTTGGCTTCGGATTAAGCTATACTTCATTCGAATATAGTGGGTTACAGGTGGATAAGCGTGAGTTGAGCGATGTTGAGACGTTGACCGTCCGATTGAAGGTTAGAAATTCCGGCGATAGAGTAGGGAAGGAAACGGTTCAGCTGTACGTAAGAGACAACGAGAGCCGCTTGATCCGTCCTGAGAAGGAGCTTAAGGCGTTCGCGAAGGTGGAGCTTAAGCCGGACGAGGAGAAAGAGGTTGTGTTTACGCTGGACAAGCGGGCTTTCGCCTACTACGATCCAGAGCAGGCTGATTGGATTGTGGAGACAGGAGACTTCGACATTCTGGTAGGCCAGTCCTCACGGCACATCCTGCTTGTTGAGACGGTTCATGTTCGCTCTACTTCCCGAATCGTAAGAAAATACAATCGGCAATCGTCTTTGGGGGATTTAATTGCTGATCCCTTGCTTACACCTATCGTCAGTCAACTGATAAATGGTATGGCAGATTCTAAGGAGAAGCATAACTCCGAGATGATGGCTATTTTTATCCGAGAGATGCCACTGCGATCATTAGTCGCTTTCAGTAAAGGCACCTTTACCGACGAAATGCTGGATGGACTCCTACAGCAGGTTAATGCGGTCGGAGCAATGTCACAAGAGGTATAG
- a CDS encoding carbohydrate ABC transporter permease encodes MNTIKGEKQIWLHLPMLILTAVSVLPFLLLVISSVSDEGSILRQGYTFFPDKFGLEAYRYLWNHSEQLARAYGVTVFITIVGTASSLLITAMLAYPMSRQDMPWRNATAFFVFFTLLFNGGLTPTYLIYVQYFDIKNTILALIVPGLLMSGFNVLLMRTFFMTTIPPALIEAAQIDGAGEFKIFWRIILPLSMPIVATVGLIQTIIYWNDWFNGMIYVTDSRLFSIQNILNRMLTDIQFLSESKFSSQLGEAAASLPSTTVKMAIAVVGVLPIMALYPFFQKYLVKGITIGAVKG; translated from the coding sequence ATGAATACAATCAAAGGGGAAAAGCAGATCTGGCTTCATTTGCCTATGCTAATCCTGACAGCAGTCAGCGTATTGCCCTTCCTGCTGCTTGTCATCTCGTCAGTTTCAGACGAGGGCTCAATTTTGCGGCAGGGGTACACCTTCTTTCCAGATAAATTCGGTCTGGAGGCCTACCGATATCTGTGGAACCATTCGGAGCAATTGGCTCGGGCATATGGGGTAACCGTGTTTATTACAATCGTGGGAACGGCGTCGAGCTTGCTTATAACCGCGATGCTGGCCTATCCGATGTCCAGGCAAGACATGCCATGGCGTAACGCAACTGCTTTTTTCGTATTTTTTACCCTGCTGTTTAATGGGGGATTAACACCTACTTATTTAATCTATGTGCAATATTTTGATATTAAAAATACGATACTTGCGTTAATAGTACCAGGGCTTCTAATGAGCGGCTTTAATGTACTGCTTATGCGAACCTTTTTTATGACGACCATTCCTCCAGCATTAATTGAAGCAGCGCAAATCGACGGTGCGGGGGAATTCAAAATTTTCTGGCGCATCATCCTGCCGCTGTCGATGCCTATCGTAGCAACTGTTGGCTTGATCCAGACGATTATTTATTGGAATGACTGGTTTAACGGGATGATTTACGTGACGGATTCTAGGCTTTTCAGTATTCAGAATATTCTGAATCGAATGCTGACAGACATTCAATTTCTGAGTGAGAGTAAATTCAGCTCCCAGCTTGGAGAAGCTGCAGCAAGTTTGCCAAGCACGACGGTCAAGATGGCGATTGCGGTCGTTGGGGTGCTTCCGATAATGGCGCTGTATCCTTTTTTCCAGAAGTATCTTGTTAAAGGAATAACGATTGGCGCAGTTAAGGGCTAG